The Ciconia boyciana chromosome 2, ASM3463844v1, whole genome shotgun sequence genome has a segment encoding these proteins:
- the MC2R gene encoding adrenocorticotropic hormone receptor: MSAERSSNLMKHPGQTSVPSLENISDFSLNITDCTQVVVPEEVFFTVAAAGILENLLVLIAVIRNKNLHLPMYFFICSLAISDMLGSLYKTLENIFIILCKMGYLTRRGDFEKKLDDAMDSMFILSLLGSIFSLLAIAADRYITIFYALRYHNIMTLRRALVILAIIWTFCAGSSIAIALFSYEAATVIPFTILFPLMMFFILCLYVHMFLLARSHAKKIASLPTSTVHQRTNMKGAITLTIFLGVFLCCWAPFVLHILLARFCPHNPYCACYMSIFHVNGTLIMCNAIIDPMIFAFRSPELRSTFKKMFCCGRSNWNW; encoded by the coding sequence ATGAGCGCTGAGAGATCTTCCAACCTAATGAAACACCCAGGGCAGACAAGCGTTCCTTCCCTGGAAAATATAAGTGATTTCTCCTTAAATATCACTGACTGCACCCAGGTCGTGGTGCCAGAGGAagtttttttcactgttgctgctgctggaatACTGGAAAATCTGCTTGTCCTTATCGCTGTCATTAGAAATAAGAATTTGCACTTGCCCATGTACTTCTTCATTTGCAGTTTAGCCATTTCAGACATGTTAGGTAGCTTGTACAAAACTCTGGAGAACATCTTTATCATCTTGTGCAAAATGGGGTACCTGACACGTCGTGGGGACTTTGAGAAAAAGCTGGATGACGCTATGGATTCCATGTTCATTCTGTCTTTACTGGGGTCGATTTTCAGCTTGTTAGCTATTGCAGCAGACAGATACATCACTATCTTCTACGCTTTGCGGTACCATAACATCATGACACTAAGAAGGGCCTTGGTTATCTTGGCAATCATTTGGACATTCTGTGCTGGCAGTAGCATTGCCATTGCCCTCTTCTCCTATGAAGCAGCAACAGTCATTCCCTTCACCATCCTGTTCCCTTTAATGATGTTTTTTATACTGTGCCTCTATGTCCATATGTTCCTCCTGGCTCGATCTCATGCTAAAAAGATCGCCTCACTGCCAACCAGCACAGTCCATCAGAGAACTAACATGAAAGGAGCCATTACACTGACCATTTTCCTTGgagttttcctttgctgttggGCCCCCTTTGTTCTTCACATCCTCTTAGCAAGGTTTTGCCCACATAACCCTTATTGTGCCTGCTACATGTCCATTTTCCATGTGAATGGGACACTCATAATGTGCAATGCGATCATCGACCCTATGATTTTTGCATTCCGAAGCCCAGAATTACGGAGTACATTTAAGAAGATGTTCTGCTGTGGCAGGTCAAACTGGAACTGGTAA